The Brassica napus cultivar Da-Ae chromosome C7, Da-Ae, whole genome shotgun sequence genome has a segment encoding these proteins:
- the LOC106390332 gene encoding F-box protein SKIP2-like, translating to MGQAPSSTAESNGREVDLRLWSVSPLIISGGDSMDSGKNDRDYTLDLPDECLAHVFQYLGAGDRKRCSLVCKRWLFVDGQNRHRLSLDARAEIFSFLTSMFDRFDSVTKLALRCDRKSVSLSDEALVVISVRCLNLSRVKLRGCREITDLGMVEFARNCRNLKKLSVGSCNFGAKGVNAMLEHCKLLEELSVKRLRGIHEAAELIHLPGDGSSSSTLRSICLKELVNGQVFEPLVASTRTLKTLKIIRCLGDWDKVLQMIGEGDSSLSEIHLERLQVSDFGLSAISKCSKLETLHIVKTPECSNFGLIDVAERCKLLRKLHIDGWRTNRIGDEGLVAVARHCLNLQELVLIGVNATHKSLSAIASNCEKLERLALCGSGTIGDTEIACIAKKCGALRKFCIKGCPVSDLGIEALAAGCPNLVKLKVKKCKVVTGEIGEWLREQRRTLVVSMDGDETEATVAVDGESETALEESRVGQAGGGVPEIVGSSNGGGSNNGGSRLATIRSKFGFFTGRNLVSCRFRRWSHNDNGSSST from the coding sequence ATGGGCCAAGCGCCGTCGTCTACGGCGGAATCGAACGGAAGAGAGGTAGATCTCAGGCTATGGTCTGTGTCTCCGTTGATTATCAGTGGTGGAGATTCGATGGATTCGGGGAAAAACGATCGTGATTATACTTTAGATCTACCAGACGAGTGCTTAGCTCACGTGTTTCAGTACCTCGGAGCTGGAGATCGGAAACGATGCTCTCTCGTTTGTAAACGGTGGCTATTCGTCGACGGTCAGAACCGTCACCGCCTATCGCTCGACGCTAGAGCTGAGATCTTCTCGTTTCTAACATCGATGTTCGATCGGTTCGATTCGGTGACGAAGCTCGCTCTCCGATGCGATCGGAAGTCCGTAAGCTTGAGCGACGAAGCTCTGGTGGTAATCTCCGTTCGCTGTTTGAATCTGAGCCGCGTGAAGCTTCGTGGCTGCCGCGAGATCACGGATCTGGGGATGGTGGAGTTCGCTAGGAACTGTAGGAATCTGAAGAAGCTTTCCGTTGGATCTTGCAACTTCGGAGCGAAAGGCGTCAACGCTATGCTTGAGCATTGCAAGCTTCTTGAGGAGCTGTCGGTGAAGAGGCTCAGAGGGATTCACGAGGCAGCTGAGCTGATTCACCTGCCGGGAGATGGTTCGTCTTCTTCAACGCTTAGATCTATTTGCTTGAAGGAGCTTGTTAATGGTCAGGTGTTTGAGCCTTTGGTTGCTAGTACTAGAACGCTGAAAACGCTGAAGATTATTCGTTGTTTGGGCGATTGGGATAAGGTTCTACAAATGATCGGTGAAGGAGATAGCTCCTTGAGTGAAATTCACCTGGAGAGGCTCCAAGTGAGTGATTTTGGGCTTTCCGCGATATCGAAATGCTCAAAGTTGGAGACTTTGCATATAGTGAAGACACCAGAGTGCTCCAACTTTGGTCTTATTGATGTCGCTGAGAGATGTAAGCTGCTGAGGAAGCTTCACATCGATGGTTGGAGGACTAACAGGATTGGCGACGAAGGTCTAGTGGCTGTAGCTAGACACTGCCTGAACTTACAAGAGCTTGTGCTGATTGGCGTTAACGCAACGCACAAGAGTTTATCAGCCATTGCTTCGAACTGTGAGAAGCTCGAAAGGCTAGCGCTTTGCGGGAGCGGAACCATAGGGGATACGGAGATCGCTTGCATCGCTAAGAAATGCGGGGCGTTGAGGAAGTTCTGTATCAAAGGGTGTCCGGTTTCGGATCTAGGGATCGAGGCGCTCGCTGCTGGTTGTCCTAACCTGGTGAAGTTGAAGGTGAAGAAATGCAAAGTGGTGACTGGGGAGATTGGAGAGTGGCTTCGCGAACAGAGGAGGACGCTTGTGGTGAGTATGGATGGTGATGAAACCGAAGCAACGGTAGCGGTTGATGGTGAGAGTGAAACAGCGTTGGAGGAGTCTAGGGTGGGTCAAGCCGGTGGTGGTGTCCCAGAGATCGTTGGTTCAAGTAACGGTGGCGGAAGCAACAATGGAGGAAGTAGATTAGCGACGATTAGGTCAAAGTTCGGGTTCTTTACCGGAAGGAACTTAGTAAGTTGCAGATTCAGGAGATGGTCTCATAATGACAATGGTTCTAGTTCTACTTGA
- the LOC106390333 gene encoding small RNA degrading nuclease 3 isoform X2 — protein MEHKLATAEKKVLVELVKLVQKKGLEGEKGGWKEFLNSYDKRFGASLSDPSRRSNDVLVAFLLSFDKEEDRQLLARVLQCDANRNLIEKFKQESPDKETPEQRLVRMTITHPRYPIYYAFPSHAEDWFVTKSGKKQSKVIKSTRMLAIDCEMVTCEDGSEAVVRVAAVDRDLKVVLDKFVKPSLPVIDYKTEITGVTAEDLEKATLSVADIQKKLRRFLSKGTILVGHGLHNDLQVLKVDHARVIDTSLVFKYSGANNSRTPSLLNLCKSVLDEELRMEGAAHNCVHDAAAAMKLVLAVVEKGVETSIPQTEKMLEVEKTIQEAKKASLYLHKIPRNVPSQELKGVITGDFKVEVKPPKKLGGYYSAEVVFSSQDEANQAFDNVDGDIVKDKMGLSQKMVEFQPSSGSVSRLYVRKNVQDAEVSAKKRSNTEEIKVSSKRRKRENDAKETREENVNHCSSRKSKCENHIKEIEELKENHIKETEELKENHIKETEELKEKLKANELKLKAKEREVEAQDKMITNLKKKLNQR, from the exons ATGGAACATAAACTAGCCACTGCTGAGAAGAAG GTGCTGGTAGAGCTGGTGAAGCTAGTGCAGAAGAAAGGTTTAgaaggagagaagggaggatGGAAGGAGTTTCTAAACTCTTACGACAAGAGATTCGGAGCGAGTCTCAGCGATCCTTCGCGACGCTCCAATGATGTATTGGTCGCttttcttttgagttttgacaAGGAGGAAGATAGGCAGCTATTGGCTAGGGTTCTTCAGTGTGATGCTAATCGTAATCTGATTGAGAAATTCAAGCAGGAATCCCCTGATAAAGAGACTCCTGAGCAG AGGCTAGTTCGAATGACTATTACGCATCCTAGGTACCCTATCTACTATGCTTTCCCTTCCCACGCCGAG GATTGGTTTGTAACTAAGTCTGGCAAGAAGCAGTCAAAAGTGATCAAGTCAACCAGAATGCTTGCTATTGATTGTGAGATGGTTACCTGTGAAGATGGCAGTGAGGCTGTTGTCAGGGTTGCTGCTGTGGACCGTGATTTAAAG GTGGTTCTTGACAAATTTGTGAAACCGAGCCTACCCGTTATTGACTATAAGACGGAAATCACTGGAGTTACTGCTGAGGATCTTGAGAAAGCCACTCTGTCTGTTGCTGATATTCAGAAAAAACTGCGGAGGTTTCTTTCTAAGGGAACTATTTTAGTTGGTCACGGTTTGCACAATGATCTTCAAG TGTTGAAGGTAGATCATGCGAGAGTAATCGATACCTCTCTTGTCTTCAAGTATTCCGGTGCAAACAATTCTCGAACACCTTCTTTGTTAAATCTATGCAAG TCTGTTTTGGATGAGGAACTGCGAATGGAGGGTGCTGCTCACAATTGCGTTCACGACGCTGCCGCTGCTATGAAGCTTGTACTTGCTGTTGTGGAGAAAGGAGTAGAGACCTCGATCCCACAAACTGAAAAA ATGTTGGAGGTTGAGAAGACAATACAGGAGGCGAAGAAGGCAAGTCTCTATCTTCATAAGATCCCTCGTAATGTCCCTTCTCAAGAGTTAAAAGGAGTTATTACGGGAGATTTCAAAGTCGAGGTTAAG CCACCAAAGAAGCTAGGAGGTTATTATAGCGCAGAAGTTGTTTTTAGTAGTCAAGACGAAGCAAATCAAGCATTTGATAACGTTGATGGAGATATAGTCAAG GATAAAATGGGTTTGTCACAAAAAATGGTTGAGTTTCAACCGAGTTCTGGATCAGTATCCAGACTATACGTTCGTAAAAATGTTCAAGACGCTGAAGTCTCTGCCAAGAAGAGAAGTAACACAGAGGAGATCAAAGTGAGTTCTAAGAGGCGGAAGAGGGAGAATGATGCTAAGGAGACAAGAGAAGAGAATGTAAACCATTGCAGCAGCCGAAAGAGCAAATGTGAAAATCATATAAAGGAAATTGAAGAACTGAAGGAGAATCATATAAAGGAAACCGAAGAACTGAAGGAGAATCATATAAAGGAAACTGAAGAACTGAAGGAGAAGCTCAAAGCTAATGAACTGAAGCTCAAAGCTAAAGAACGTGAGGTTGAGGCGCAGGATAAGATGATAACTAACCTCAAAAAGAAACTGAATCAAAGGTGA
- the LOC106390333 gene encoding small RNA degrading nuclease 3 isoform X1: MEHKLATAEKKVLVELVKLVQKKGLEGEKGGWKEFLNSYDKRFGASLSDPSRRSNDVLVAFLLSFDKEEDRQLLARVLQCDANRNLIEKFKQESPDKETPEQRLVRMTITHPRYPIYYAFPSHAEDWFVTKSGKKQSKVIKSTRMLAIDCEMVTCEDGSEAVVRVAAVDRDLKVVLDKFVKPSLPVIDYKTEITGVTAEDLEKATLSVADIQKKLRRFLSKGTILVGHGLHNDLQVLKVDHARVIDTSLVFKYSGANNSRTPSLLNLCKSVLDEELRMEGAAHNCVHDAAAAMKLVLAVVEKGVETSIPQTEKMLEVEKTIQEAKKASLYLHKIPRNVPSQELKGVITGDFKVEVKPPKKLGGYYSAEVVFSSQDEANQAFDNVDGDIVKDKMGLSQKMVEFQPSSGSVSRLYVRKNVQDAEVSAKKRSNTEEIKVSSKRRKRENDAKETREENVNHCSSRKSKCENHIKEIEELKENHIKETEELKENHIKETEELKEKLKANELKLKAKELKLKAKEREVEAMVAEYEANH; the protein is encoded by the exons ATGGAACATAAACTAGCCACTGCTGAGAAGAAG GTGCTGGTAGAGCTGGTGAAGCTAGTGCAGAAGAAAGGTTTAgaaggagagaagggaggatGGAAGGAGTTTCTAAACTCTTACGACAAGAGATTCGGAGCGAGTCTCAGCGATCCTTCGCGACGCTCCAATGATGTATTGGTCGCttttcttttgagttttgacaAGGAGGAAGATAGGCAGCTATTGGCTAGGGTTCTTCAGTGTGATGCTAATCGTAATCTGATTGAGAAATTCAAGCAGGAATCCCCTGATAAAGAGACTCCTGAGCAG AGGCTAGTTCGAATGACTATTACGCATCCTAGGTACCCTATCTACTATGCTTTCCCTTCCCACGCCGAG GATTGGTTTGTAACTAAGTCTGGCAAGAAGCAGTCAAAAGTGATCAAGTCAACCAGAATGCTTGCTATTGATTGTGAGATGGTTACCTGTGAAGATGGCAGTGAGGCTGTTGTCAGGGTTGCTGCTGTGGACCGTGATTTAAAG GTGGTTCTTGACAAATTTGTGAAACCGAGCCTACCCGTTATTGACTATAAGACGGAAATCACTGGAGTTACTGCTGAGGATCTTGAGAAAGCCACTCTGTCTGTTGCTGATATTCAGAAAAAACTGCGGAGGTTTCTTTCTAAGGGAACTATTTTAGTTGGTCACGGTTTGCACAATGATCTTCAAG TGTTGAAGGTAGATCATGCGAGAGTAATCGATACCTCTCTTGTCTTCAAGTATTCCGGTGCAAACAATTCTCGAACACCTTCTTTGTTAAATCTATGCAAG TCTGTTTTGGATGAGGAACTGCGAATGGAGGGTGCTGCTCACAATTGCGTTCACGACGCTGCCGCTGCTATGAAGCTTGTACTTGCTGTTGTGGAGAAAGGAGTAGAGACCTCGATCCCACAAACTGAAAAA ATGTTGGAGGTTGAGAAGACAATACAGGAGGCGAAGAAGGCAAGTCTCTATCTTCATAAGATCCCTCGTAATGTCCCTTCTCAAGAGTTAAAAGGAGTTATTACGGGAGATTTCAAAGTCGAGGTTAAG CCACCAAAGAAGCTAGGAGGTTATTATAGCGCAGAAGTTGTTTTTAGTAGTCAAGACGAAGCAAATCAAGCATTTGATAACGTTGATGGAGATATAGTCAAG GATAAAATGGGTTTGTCACAAAAAATGGTTGAGTTTCAACCGAGTTCTGGATCAGTATCCAGACTATACGTTCGTAAAAATGTTCAAGACGCTGAAGTCTCTGCCAAGAAGAGAAGTAACACAGAGGAGATCAAAGTGAGTTCTAAGAGGCGGAAGAGGGAGAATGATGCTAAGGAGACAAGAGAAGAGAATGTAAACCATTGCAGCAGCCGAAAGAGCAAATGTGAAAATCATATAAAGGAAATTGAAGAACTGAAGGAGAATCATATAAAGGAAACCGAAGAACTGAAGGAGAATCATATAAAGGAAACTGAAGAACTGAAGGAGAAGCTCAAAGCTAATGAACTGAAGCTCAAAGCTAAAGAAC TG AAGCTCAAAGCTAAGGAACGTGAGGTTGAGGCTATGGTTGCAGAGTACGAAGCGAATCACTAA